In the Channa argus isolate prfri chromosome 6, Channa argus male v1.0, whole genome shotgun sequence genome, caTGAAATCTGTTTTTGCTTGTATTTTAGCTAATGCTAATTGAATTTAATAAAGATTCCATTTATTATACAGCAACCGTGTTCcattgtcagtgttttcaaACGTGAGTAACTgacaacacaataacaaaaactaaaaccacCTCAGAGATCaatattattctattttttttttaaactcctaTTAAAACAGTTATACAGAACAACTGCAAACAATCACAATTTGCATCCTATGTACagcaagtatgtgtgtgtgtgtgtgtgtatatattaattaatgtgtatgtgtgcgagtgtgtgtttggtagttggagaaaagaaattaatgatacaaaaaaaaaaaattaaatttgaggCACTCCACTCCTGTCTGCCTTTCTGTTCCCACAACAAATACACGCATCTttgaaatatacatattttacagtattttagaaAATGGCTTCAGATTTGTTATTGAACCATATTACACTGGTTTTAAATAATCACTTTATATCAGTTGTAATCCAAAATTTCATGATTATTACTGATATAGTTTATACAATTCCTCTTAATAAACAGCCGCAagaataacattaataaaaaaaaaaaaaaatcttcaacaCAATGGGAAGGAAGGTAAGCTaatgaagtttttttcttttttttttcctttctttttttttttttttttttttttttttttttttacagtttatgcAAGCTGATCAGAAGGGCAAGTTAGCCATACCTCCAGGGCCATAGCTAATTGGACTGTCTAGAGACATTCCTCGCTGTCTGAGAGATTGGGGTCCCATCATACCACTCTGCGGATGGGGAGGGGCCATCATAGGACCTTGTGGGGACATTAGAGGACCCTGGGGGCCAAAGGCATCCCCTGGCATTGACATGTTTCGCGGCTTAGCTTGCATCATCATAATGTTTTGCTGTGCCATAAGATTGTGTTGGTGCTGCTGGGGGGACATCATTCCAGGGTATGGATTGGAAGGATGATGGAGAAGGTTGTTGGCCATCATGGCTTGCTGTTGCTGGAACTGCTGCTGGGGCATCATGCCTGTCCTTCCCATCATATGTCCAGAGGGGCACATCGGGCCCATGCCCCCCCCAGAGACCATACCCCTAGAAACCCCATGAGGAATGCCCATGCTTTGGCGCATTCCACCATGTGAAGGGTGAGGTGGCAGCTGCTGTTCAGCCATCATATTCTGTAGGTTTGCTAAGTGAGGGTTAGATGAAGGCCCGCTGCTGTGCGGAGGGCCAGATGAAAGCTGTTTGAGGAGCTGCTGGGGAGTCGGTTGCTGGGAGGGTGGCCCCTGGTGCGGACTCTGATGTGGCTCATTTTTGGGGAAATACTGAAGAGTGCTACTGGGCTTATCGGAAGGAATGATGCGGGAGAGATCAAACTCGGGAATCCCCGTGTGACTCGGTCGTATGACTTCACTAAGATCAGGGCCTTCTCCCATAGACAGAGAGCCAAATGAGTCCGAGGGGTGAGAGGGACGTTGGTGGGGATGACCTTTGCTAAGCAAGTGTAACTGTTGGGGTGATAACATATCCTCATTAGACTGAGAGAAAGTCTGTGACATTCCTCCAATAGGTGAGTGCATAGGCCCATGCGATGGTGGTTGCATTCGAGGATAACCTGGCATCTGGTTCTGAGATATGGGTGAAACATTGCAGGGGCCCATTCCATCAGGTGCACCTCCTCCCATCATGGCAGAATTCAATGTAGGCATACCCATTTGGTTTGGGGATGACAGCACAGGTCCTGAAGCATCATGTGACAAGTGCTGCTGACCTTGGCTTACAATACCCATGGGGCTTTGTGGATCACTGTGTGGACCAATAGAGCCCTGGGAGACAATTATCTGGGAGGTCTGGGGATTCCCCATGTTTCCTGGAGATAAAACAAGGccagcatattttaaaataaataaataaatcacattattaaaatttgaaaatagaTTGCGCCCCTTTCTCAACTATTAGCCCAAAAATAATATTCTCAGGGTCTAGTCATAGTTTCAAACAGCACCACCATAATatgaagggttttttttaacgAAACATAGATATAGGAATGAATGCATTAATTCTATCTCTGACAGCATCGTTATATCTGTGTCAATTTACTTTGTCTTTGAATTGAGCCAAAGCATGTAAggatttttctgtctttgttacaatttgttcttttttttcatacctCCAATGCTGACCCCTGATAGAAGTGGTTGATCAGCCAGCATTTCGTCATCCGAAGTGACGATTGTTTTGATTGCATCATGGTAGAGAGGAGTAGAACTGGGCATGGCATACTTGGACATCTGTGACATGATAAGAGATAGAGGATTCTGAGATGGAGGGGCATCGGGAGAGGAAGTAAATGGCATATTAGGATTCATAGAGCCGGGCTGGCTAATGGGGGTAGAGTTGGAACTCCTGGGTGGAAGTGATTGCcctgtaaataaaatttaaaaaaatgttattatatgTCAAAGCATTAGCAGAAAACCAATGATGATGATCTGAGGATTTGATTATCTTGGATTGGGAGTGTACCTGTCTCAGTGGAACTACTTCCACCATTGCCTACTAGTTTCCCACTGGTTGGACCACCTGGACTTGGAAGAGCTGGTTTAGGAGATGTCCAACCTGGAGAGCCCACAGCCATGCTTGGGGACTTAAGTCGTCCAGGAGAGGCAGACGGAGAGTGCAGCCCAACATCGGAAGACCCGATTACCTGTGGAGACTTCatagaagaagaggaaggagtCCCAGCACCAGATGTAGGGGGAAGAGGGGGGTGATGCCCTGCGGAGGACATTTGTGAGGGGGACTTCAGTCCTGGAGCAGAGGGGGAAGGTAGCAAAGGGGATGGCTCTTGGTTGAGGGATGGTGACTTAAGCTGATGCGGAGGAGGCACTGAAGGAGTCAGGGGGTTAACATTGATTGTTATATCAGACGGGTGTCTCGAACTGAGGTCTGCTCCTCTGGGGGCACCAGGCATCGTCATGTGACTCAGACGTGAAGTAGCTCCCAGTTGATTAGGACCTTGTTGGTCAGGCCCGAACATCTCAGGGCCATGTTGCTGAGAATAGGGCCCTTCCACCGGTCCTCCAGAGAAAGGACCTTGATTGGGAAACGGGAAGGGGACATCAGCTCCTGGGAAAATGCCCTTATTTCCTCCTCTTCCATTCTGTGAAGCCCTGATTCTTGAAATCTCACCAGGGCTAAACATCTCACTCAGAGGCCCCCCTCCTGCAGGACCTCCTCTAAGCTTCTGAGATAGCATCatctgttgctgttgctgaatATTAATCTGTGGGTTCATGTTTATTGGGAGGTTGCTCCCCAGAGGAGAATCCACCAAGTCTCTCATATGAGGACCCCCTCCAGGAGAGCCAATAATCTCCCGTGAAACTGGAAAGTCCATTGGATCACCTCGAGTAGAGGGTGGCCCTCGGCCCATTCCCAAACTAGGAAAGTCTAGGCCTCCAGGGTTATCCAGGATCCTTGAGCCCAGGTTcccctgttgctgctgtttggcTAATCTGTCAAGTTCAAACCTGGAAATCCCCTGCATTTGCCGTTTCTCCATAATACGAAACATTTCCTCACGCGTCAAAAGATGCTCTGGGTCACCCTGCATGTGTTGAGGAGGTCCACTAGGGAAGCAGCCATGAAAAGGATGTCCACCGCCTATGTTGTTGGGCATATCATCTAACCAGATCAACCCTGGCCTGGTGGCTCTTTGGGATCCTAGACCCTCCATTGATAAAACTCCCCCTGGACTCCCAGGAAACCCTCCTCCCCCATGTGGCCCTCTATGTCCCAGAAACCTTGGGCCCCGGGGTCCCTCTTGGTGCATTTCTAGCATTCGTGCATTTCCACCCATTCCGCCTCCCATTATATTGCCAGGGCCCCACTGCTGGTCTCCAGGCTTACTGTGATAGGGAGGTGGGGGTCCTCTTATCATCATGGGCCCTCCATGGATGCCCATCTCAGTCATCATTCTAATGTGCTGGGGATGTGTGGAGGGTTGCATTTCCTGTTGTCGTCTCTTCTCTTGGTAATATTCTTCTTGAAGTTTCCTCCATGCAATTTGCTCTGGCGTCAGCCCTTCTGGTCCCAGTAAGG is a window encoding:
- the bcl9l gene encoding B-cell CLL/lymphoma 9-like protein isoform X2, whose amino-acid sequence is MCRAKSRRTFTASGICFHNQAGQQGHPSGKLPNLAEKVNSSTSPLTGNPKSQSGTPRPASAGVGGPLHPAGTPSSAGHSDNESSQTRSGGASSNNSIVNHRSEVGSTATPAVTGIGDVEGTGGMPLPVGRVSPSEAPSILSAHLQSDSGQRGGPGNTDGLSKEQLERRERSLQTLRDLERLLLRSGAGRGPGDTGVSNNNAINHTSNLNNNNNSDRAEVLEDSNSGTNNSGNCGSGILLSALPLMGGIKNYEEPLHSIMSQTQSLGGSALDSPQMDSHHNLPQHPHHQLSSPGVDMGPLLGPEGLTPEQIAWRKLQEEYYQEKRRQQEMQPSTHPQHIRMMTEMGIHGGPMMIRGPPPPYHSKPGDQQWGPGNIMGGGMGGNARMLEMHQEGPRGPRFLGHRGPHGGGGFPGSPGGVLSMEGLGSQRATRPGLIWLDDMPNNIGGGHPFHGCFPSGPPQHMQGDPEHLLTREEMFRIMEKRQMQGISRFELDRLAKQQQQGNLGSRILDNPGGLDFPSLGMGRGPPSTRGDPMDFPVSREIIGSPGGGPHMRDLVDSPLGSNLPINMNPQINIQQQQQMMLSQKLRGGPAGGGPLSEMFSPGEISRIRASQNGRGGNKGIFPGADVPFPFPNQGPFSGGPVEGPYSQQHGPEMFGPDQQGPNQLGATSRLSHMTMPGAPRGADLSSRHPSDITINVNPLTPSVPPPHQLKSPSLNQEPSPLLPSPSAPGLKSPSQMSSAGHHPPLPPTSGAGTPSSSSMKSPQVIGSSDVGLHSPSASPGRLKSPSMAVGSPGWTSPKPALPSPGGPTSGKLVGNGGSSSTETGQSLPPRSSNSTPISQPGSMNPNMPFTSSPDAPPSQNPLSLIMSQMSKYAMPSSTPLYHDAIKTIVTSDDEMLADQPLLSGVSIGGNMGNPQTSQIIVSQGSIGPHSDPQSPMGIVSQGQQHLSHDASGPVLSSPNQMGMPTLNSAMMGGGAPDGMGPCNVSPISQNQMPGYPRMQPPSHGPMHSPIGGMSQTFSQSNEDMLSPQQLHLLSKGHPHQRPSHPSDSFGSLSMGEGPDLSEVIRPSHTGIPEFDLSRIIPSDKPSSTLQYFPKNEPHQSPHQGPPSQQPTPQQLLKQLSSGPPHSSGPSSNPHLANLQNMMAEQQLPPHPSHGGMRQSMGIPHGVSRGMVSGGGMGPMCPSGHMMGRTGMMPQQQFQQQQAMMANNLLHHPSNPYPGMMSPQQHQHNLMAQQNIMMMQAKPRNMSMPGDAFGPQGPLMSPQGPMMAPPHPQSGMMGPQSLRQRGMSLDSPISYGPGGMANLPF
- the bcl9l gene encoding B-cell CLL/lymphoma 9-like protein isoform X1; the protein is MHQDNKLANHGKQAASVNQQAQQQPQQGPAGHLSSKGVGAGSHAVKTNQISPCNPGLKAVSQSVSSIGGMLKTKSKRERSVSIDSGESRNAIPPALEADAKADGVMRSKRRCVLEKKQPYSGDEWCSGPDTEEDEDKPRTTSHRERGLAGPIQGLPDRLVAGPMSDPVIGCAGQKADAPSQQVVYVFTTRLANSAAEAVMKGQTDSILLFHQQNVPRTKLEQGHPSGKLPNLAEKVNSSTSPLTGNPKSQSGTPRPASAGVGGPLHPAGTPSSAGHSDNESSQTRSGGASSNNSIVNHRSEVGSTATPAVTGIGDVEGTGGMPLPVGRVSPSEAPSILSAHLQSDSGQRGGPGNTDGLSKEQLERRERSLQTLRDLERLLLRSGAGRGPGDTGVSNNNAINHTSNLNNNNNSDRAEVLEDSNSGTNNSGNCGSGILLSALPLMGGIKNYEEPLHSIMSQTQSLGGSALDSPQMDSHHNLPQHPHHQLSSPGVDMGPLLGPEGLTPEQIAWRKLQEEYYQEKRRQQEMQPSTHPQHIRMMTEMGIHGGPMMIRGPPPPYHSKPGDQQWGPGNIMGGGMGGNARMLEMHQEGPRGPRFLGHRGPHGGGGFPGSPGGVLSMEGLGSQRATRPGLIWLDDMPNNIGGGHPFHGCFPSGPPQHMQGDPEHLLTREEMFRIMEKRQMQGISRFELDRLAKQQQQGNLGSRILDNPGGLDFPSLGMGRGPPSTRGDPMDFPVSREIIGSPGGGPHMRDLVDSPLGSNLPINMNPQINIQQQQQMMLSQKLRGGPAGGGPLSEMFSPGEISRIRASQNGRGGNKGIFPGADVPFPFPNQGPFSGGPVEGPYSQQHGPEMFGPDQQGPNQLGATSRLSHMTMPGAPRGADLSSRHPSDITINVNPLTPSVPPPHQLKSPSLNQEPSPLLPSPSAPGLKSPSQMSSAGHHPPLPPTSGAGTPSSSSMKSPQVIGSSDVGLHSPSASPGRLKSPSMAVGSPGWTSPKPALPSPGGPTSGKLVGNGGSSSTETGQSLPPRSSNSTPISQPGSMNPNMPFTSSPDAPPSQNPLSLIMSQMSKYAMPSSTPLYHDAIKTIVTSDDEMLADQPLLSGVSIGGNMGNPQTSQIIVSQGSIGPHSDPQSPMGIVSQGQQHLSHDASGPVLSSPNQMGMPTLNSAMMGGGAPDGMGPCNVSPISQNQMPGYPRMQPPSHGPMHSPIGGMSQTFSQSNEDMLSPQQLHLLSKGHPHQRPSHPSDSFGSLSMGEGPDLSEVIRPSHTGIPEFDLSRIIPSDKPSSTLQYFPKNEPHQSPHQGPPSQQPTPQQLLKQLSSGPPHSSGPSSNPHLANLQNMMAEQQLPPHPSHGGMRQSMGIPHGVSRGMVSGGGMGPMCPSGHMMGRTGMMPQQQFQQQQAMMANNLLHHPSNPYPGMMSPQQHQHNLMAQQNIMMMQAKPRNMSMPGDAFGPQGPLMSPQGPMMAPPHPQSGMMGPQSLRQRGMSLDSPISYGPGGMANLPF